A window of the Acidimicrobiales bacterium genome harbors these coding sequences:
- a CDS encoding MmcQ/YjbR family DNA-binding protein, whose amino-acid sequence MAIHSPAGEAALQQLQRIALALPDVNERPSHQTPTFFVRDKKVIAQLWDGHHDDERLAMWCPAPAGVQAELVGREPERFFVPAYVGHRGWIGVDLGVDPDWDEVDAIIRDAYRLVAPKTLVKQLDEQG is encoded by the coding sequence ATGGCGATACATTCTCCGGCCGGTGAGGCGGCGCTGCAGCAGCTCCAACGCATCGCGCTCGCCCTGCCCGACGTCAACGAGCGACCGAGCCATCAGACGCCGACGTTCTTCGTCCGCGACAAGAAGGTGATCGCCCAGCTCTGGGACGGCCACCACGACGACGAGCGTCTGGCCATGTGGTGCCCCGCACCGGCCGGTGTGCAAGCCGAACTGGTCGGTCGCGAACCGGAACGGTTCTTCGTCCCCGCCTACGTGGGCCACCGGGGGTGGATCGGTGTCGACCTCGGTGTCGACCCCGATTGGGATGAGGTCGACGCCATCATCCGAGACGCCTACCGGTTGGTCGCTCCGAAAACGCTCGTCAAACAGCTCGACGAGCAGGGCTGA
- a CDS encoding 1,4-dihydroxy-2-naphthoate polyprenyltransferase, which translates to MTTNRWVLGARPRTLPAAVVPVAVGTAAAVGVAEGGIIWWRAVAAMVVSLALQIATNYVNDYADGDRGTDDARVGPVRLVASGLATSGEVKRAAAAAFAVAGIVGGALAVAVGPELFVVGAASILAGWAYTGGPKPYGYLGLGEVFVFVFFGLVATVGSTYVQTESITELSVVAAVPVGLLSVALLVVNNLRDIPGDTVSGKQTLAVRMGDPATRNLYLALFALVGVFILVAAVDRPPAAIALVGLLLAAAPIRAVREGALGPALIPVLGMTGKAQLAIGALFAVGLAIGG; encoded by the coding sequence GTGACCACCAATCGCTGGGTACTCGGAGCCCGACCTCGCACCTTGCCCGCCGCGGTCGTCCCCGTCGCCGTTGGCACGGCGGCCGCCGTCGGTGTCGCCGAGGGCGGCATCATCTGGTGGCGAGCGGTGGCGGCGATGGTCGTGTCGTTGGCGCTCCAGATCGCGACCAACTACGTCAATGACTATGCCGACGGCGATCGAGGTACCGACGACGCCCGGGTCGGTCCGGTTCGTCTGGTCGCCTCCGGCCTGGCAACGTCGGGCGAGGTCAAGCGAGCTGCCGCTGCTGCGTTCGCGGTTGCGGGCATCGTGGGCGGCGCACTCGCGGTTGCGGTCGGCCCGGAGCTGTTCGTCGTTGGTGCGGCATCGATCCTGGCCGGTTGGGCCTACACCGGAGGTCCGAAGCCCTACGGCTACCTCGGGTTGGGCGAGGTGTTCGTCTTCGTGTTCTTCGGTCTGGTCGCCACGGTCGGCTCGACCTACGTGCAGACCGAGTCGATCACCGAGTTGTCGGTGGTGGCGGCCGTCCCGGTCGGTTTGCTCTCGGTGGCACTGCTCGTGGTGAACAACCTGCGCGACATCCCGGGTGACACGGTGTCGGGGAAGCAGACCTTGGCGGTTCGGATGGGCGACCCGGCCACGCGCAACCTCTATCTCGCACTGTTCGCCCTGGTTGGCGTCTTCATCCTGGTGGCAGCCGTCGATCGACCGCCAGCGGCCATCGCCCTGGTCGGGCTCCTTCTGGCTGCAGCCCCGATTCGGGCGGTTCGCGAGGGCGCGCTCGGCCCGGCGCTGATCCCGGTGCTCGGAATGACGGGCAAGGCTCAGCTCGCCATCGGGGCACTCTTCGCCGTCGGATTGGCGATCGGCGGCTGA